The DNA sequence TTCACAATTCCATTTTCCTTCGTGTATGTAGTCTTGCACTTTCTCTTTTGCACAAACAGACTGATAGGATATTTAGATTAGCTAGAGCTCCTCTACCGACCCAATTATCCCACCAAAAGCTGCAACCACCACTCTGCATTCTCCATATCAAATTCTTCTCTGCCTTTACTTTGATCTTCATCAGTTTTCCCCAAGCATGAGATTGTTTGTACCTATTGGCCTTAGCAACTGGATGAGCTCTAGAACAGTACTCTGCCTTTAAGAATGAAGCCCAAAGTGACTGTTGAGTTCTCAACTTCCACCATCTTTTGTAAGCAAAAGAATAACTTACATCCTCCAACTTTCTTATCCCTATACTTCCTTATTAATTGGTACAACATAGGTTGTTCCAGGAGCTCCAATGGTACTTTTGTTTTTCATTACTAGACCCCCAAAAGAACATAGCCAAATGCATCTCAATTAGCGTGAAGGTTCCCTTTGGAGGGTTCAGTGGCGCCATAGTATAAGAGGGAATAGCTTGAAAAATATGTTTAATCAACGTGACCTTGCCTCCATAAGAAAGAAGTTTATTTTGCCACCCATTAATTCTCTTAGTGATCTTAGTAAGGATATCATCAAACAATTCCAATTTCTTTCTTCCAACATAAAGTGAACAACCTAGATAAGTAAACAGGAATTGTTTGTGCTTGAAACCATAGTTATCAATCATTCTGTCAATCCTAGATGTGGAAGTACACGGACAGTGCAAAAGAAGCTCTTTTCTTGATTTACCTACTGGCCTGAGCTTTTCTCATGCAAATTAACTTGCTTCATCGCTAGTTTAATTGACCTCCCTTTTCCACCACAGAATATGAAAATGACATCAGCATAAGCTAAATGATTTAGCATAGGCCCCCTCTTAGGCATAGAAAAAGGAACAAACTCAGGCACATGGTAAAGATTATTCAGCATTCTAGAAAGCACTTCAGATCCTAGGATAAAAAGTGAAGAAGATAAAGGATCCCCTTGTTTTAGCCCTTGGGAAGAAGTGAAAAAGCCTTTCCTAGAACTATTGATGATAATAGAATACCAAACTTCATAGATCAATCTTCTTACAGCCTTCATCCACCAATCAGAGAAGCCAAACTTTCTTAGAACTGCCATcaagaaatcccaatcaagtaTGTCGTATGCTTTAGCCAATTCAAGTTTGATCACTATATTACCTCCCATATTAGCTTGAGAGATTCCATGTATTACCTCCTAAGCAAGTAACACATTATCAGTAATTAGTCTTCCTTTTACAAACCCACTATGATTCTCTCAAACAAGTTTGGGTAGTAAAGGATTCAGTCTTCTAGCCAAGATTAAAATAATCTTCGCAGAGAAATTGCTTAGACGTATAGGTCTTAGCTCTCCAAAATTAGCCAGTCAATCAACTTTAGGGATAAGCACTAAACAAGTATGAGAGTAGAATCTGGTTAGATTATTTACATTGAAAAAACTCATAACAAATttataacgacccagccggtcgtttctagagttatagccccatttcccccatttctgcttcttttattctttacagttgtattataccttaccgggttggttggttcgggttcaGAGCAGTTTTGGAGTGAatagagatacttagtctcttaattagaagcttaagttggaaaaagtcgaccggatatcgacttatgggAAAACggtctcggatttaaattttttggttctgttagctccgttaggtgattttgaacttaggaacgCATCCGGAAGgtaatttggaggcccgtagtaaaatttgacttgaattggcgaatgtTGGAATTGGCGATTttaggcagaacctataaataggacACTTCGAGATTTTTTAcaattttcatcatttttgagctcgaattttggggatttcaagagagatttcagagtaatcactgaggtaagttccttgtgcctatttatcttcaataatgataTTTTCCCACTGATTTTACTCCTAGTTGctgagtgtttgaggtgagattttggAGATTatggcttgggaattggagagtgaattttggtgttttggaggggcaattgaggtcggattttgaaaattttggtatggttagactcgtcgggtgaatggactttcggattttggactatattttagttgttttcttgtgaaattgatccttttagccgatattgattatctcgtgctgtttgtggctagattcggggcatttggaggccgattcgagaggcaaagacATTTAGGAGTAGGATTTCTGCGCGGTTAAgctaagtaacagtcttaaatctagttttgagtgtatgaaaccccgagaattggtataatgtgaatatttggaggtgacgcacatgctaggtgataggagtgcgagcgtgcaccgtgagaaattgtgacttggtccgtcccgtgagactgtaaagtcgaatagccattgttattacttggtttccttgtctttgagcaattgactgcctttcctATTGggaaccatgcttaggccatatgatatcactgttgggacccacaacggtcgtatacttgttgaattgactgctaattgttattttgtactcagtcacagtcttacttgtgtgttatatctctatttcctctcatttcttgttgatacttgttgtattttctgcttgggctggttattatgatattctgtgagccagatgggctggagaggttagtgactgagatagggcctgagtgccgagctgtgaggtatattggatcgggttgtacgccacaacaaTATTTGATTGGGTTGTACGCTgtaacaagccttcgggctatatatatggattattggatcgggttgcaagccaCAACAATATTGGAccaggttgtacgccgcaacaatattggatcgggctgcgcgccacagcaatatagcgcttgtgctgaaggaacccctccggagtctgtacacccctagtgagcgcaggtacctattgagagtgtgtattgagggctgagagccgagagtatgagatgttgagatgagttgagtgactgctgccttaaaaggctgtacttgcttttatttattgttgcacttagttgctatctgatgTTTTTgtgaaatttcttgaagattcatatatgttttacttgagctcgaactaatTTTACTTATACCactagatttgaaagcatgttcactctttaatgaaaacttttgaaatgatctgtattttttttttagttcgtcactgcttctcagttccttatttaattctgttacttgctgagttggttgtactcacgctacaccctgcacttcatgggcagatccaggtgtgtatgATTTTGTTAGATGCTCacgacttagtgacaccccgatgtcgggctatcattccgcaCTTGTGTTCTGGATTTTTACCCcattattatgtaaaccttcaatTAGTTTAAATGAtttagctcacttctgttatatattgaaagcatattgagaatgtcggctagcctagttccacgataggcgtcatcacgactagttgggtatttgggtcgtgacaagtttgtatcagagcctaggttacatatgtctcacgagtcatgagcaggtttagtagagtcttgcagatcagtatggAGGTGTCTGTACTTGTATTCGAGAGGCTGCGGAACCcgtaggaaactccacattcttgaattcttatcgtgtGAATCTGTTGATTATTGttactaaacatctgttgtttcattctctaacagatggtgaggactcgtactactggACATGATTtatagccaccagtaccaccagtcagggccgcgagaggccgaggttgcGGTAGAGGCcccggtaggggcagaggtgtagcccACATAGCAGCTGGGGctgtacctgcagatccaccagttgccccagatcaggaccagattctagttgttgatgcaccagctcaggcaccacctgtgcctattgtgattccaggccttcaggaggccttaccTCAGATTCTGACTGCTTGTACCAGTCTTGCTCGGGCGGTCTCTTTTTTGGCCgcaacagccacttctcaggtcggggaaggtgctcagactcccgctgcccgcacaccaaagcaggtggtacagggattccagacaccgggggcaacCCTAGcctagccggttgtagctgctcaggactatgtggttcctgctatacCTGAGGCTGAGCAGTGTAGATTGgggaggtttgggagactccagcctccatctttcagtggtgcagagggagaggatacacaaggtttcttggacaggtgtcagagtatactccgtacaacaggtattctggagaccggtggggtctcgttcactacctttcagttctctggggttgcattcagttggtgggaggcttacgagaggtgtagggcGGTCGGgtcaacaccccttacttggtagCAGTTCTCCGgtatctttctggagaagttcgtgcctgaGTCTCGCATAGAGGAGTTGTGTAGACAGTTTGaacagcttcgtcagggtgatatgtctgtgatgcaataTGAGATGCAATTCTTGGAGtaggcccgtcatgctatctggtaggctcccacagatagggagaggatcaggatgtttattgatggcctcacttatcagctgcgattgcttatgaccagagagagagtgtctggtgctacgtttgatgaggttgtcgacattgctcgtcagattgagatggtttgcagTCAGGAGAGGTTTGAGAAGGAGGCCAAGACGCCTCATGGACAGGGAGGATTTAGCGGTGCTCCCTTTgagggtcagttccagcacggtagaggccgtcctttcagacatgctaaGATGGCTCGTCCaggtcaccgtggtgcatcatctggccatggttctcacagttatcaTCTGGGTCATTCATCTCTCGGTGTCCTCCCAGcacagagttcatcccgtgctccatcgggtcagggttcgtctatgccaggtccttctgccagttatcccggtgctcgaggctcccttcagtcccctgcACCAGCACCgaggagttgttatgagtgtggggagtttggtcacatgaggagagagtgtacccgtatagtgggaggtccagctccgcagaggagccagtctatgtcATCAGCACCATCCCCTCCagcacccgctcagccagcccgaggtggagcccagtcagcGAGGGGTCGCTCGAGAGGGGGAGGTAGATCAGGGGTGGCCAGtcccatttctatgccctccatgccagaccagatgccattgcttcagatgttgtgattacataTATTGTCTCAGTTtcccacagagatgcctctgtattatttgacattggttccacttatttatatgtTTCCTTGTATTTCACTCATTttatggatatgccccgtgagtctttagtttcatcttctcatgtatctactcctgtgggtgatactattattgtggaccatatatatcggtcatgtgtggtgaccattgggggtctggagaccagagtggatcttttgctgcttagtatggtcaattttgatatgatattgggtatggattggttgtctccatgtcatgctattctagattgtcacgttaAGACCGTGACATTAGCAATGACAGGGTTGCCgagagttgagtggagcggttctatagactatgttcccagtagagtgatttcatacttgaaggctcagtggatggttgagaagggttatctatcctatttggcttctgtgagagatgttagtgtagagacttCTTCCATTGACTCTGTTTTGGTGGTgcatgatttttcggatgtgtttcttgcatacatgtcgggcatgccgcctgatatggatattgacttcggtattgatttggtgccgggcactcagcccatttttattccaccgtatcgtatgacaccggaagagttgaaggagttgaaggaacaacttcaggaactccttgataagaggtttattcggcctagcgtgtcactttggggtgcaccggttctatttgtaaagaagaaagatggttctatagggatgtgcattgactacaggcagttgaacaaggtcacagtcaagaacaagtatcctttgccacgtattgatgatctagttgaccagcttcaggggacgagggtgttctccaagatttatttgaggtcagggtatcaccagctgaagattcaggattcggatattcttaagacagctttcaggacccgatatggccattataagttccttgtgatgtcttttgggctgaccaatgccctaacatcgttcatgcatttgacGAACAATGTGTTTCAACCTTATTTTGActcgttcattattgtattcattgatgatatcccggtgtactctcgtagccaggaggagcatgcccagcatctgaggattgtgttagagagattgagggaggagaagcttttagcaaagttctccaagtgtgagttttggctcggttcagtggtGTTCTTAGGGCATGTAGTGTCCA is a window from the Nicotiana tomentosiformis chromosome 10, ASM39032v3, whole genome shotgun sequence genome containing:
- the LOC138900195 gene encoding uncharacterized protein; amino-acid sequence: MTRERVSGATFDEVVDIARQIEMVCSQERFEKEAKTPHGQGGFSGAPFEGQFQHGRGRPFRHAKMARPGHRGASSGHGSHSYHLGHSSLGVLPAQSSSRAPSGQGSSMPGPSASYPGARGSLQSPAPAPRSCYECGEFGHMRRECTRIVGGPAPQRSQSMSSAPSPPAPAQPARGGAQSARGRSRGGGRSGVASPISMPSMPDQMPLLQML